In Luteibaculum oceani, one DNA window encodes the following:
- a CDS encoding methionine aminotransferase: MLASSVSLQTKLPAVGKTIFSKMSEMALEYGAINLSQGFPDAQLDPLLQEEVTKAMLANKNQYAPAAGTLELRTAISKYAKRQFEQSYDPQSEVLITSGATQALQSAITALVKEGDEVIIFTPAYDSYVPAVELAGATPVYCRLKYPDYSIDWKEFKRLVNRKTKLVILNSPHNPSGRLLSSADIDQLIRLTDGTDILILSDEVYHNILFDGKDHHSMASYPKLAERSIVVGSLGKMLNVTGWKIGFCLAPKLILSEILKVHQYTVFSVNTPMQLGVASFLEKYPNKINELLSPLQAKRDLFVKEISKGKFKALPCDGSYFCLLNYSEISDEDDVKFSEWLAKEVRVSAIPLSVFYHNPEQNKVLRFCFAKEDDVLIEAAKRLNAL, from the coding sequence ATGTTAGCAAGTTCTGTTTCTCTGCAAACCAAATTGCCGGCAGTTGGGAAAACGATCTTTTCTAAGATGTCTGAAATGGCCCTCGAATACGGGGCCATTAATCTTTCTCAAGGTTTCCCAGATGCTCAGTTAGATCCTCTTTTGCAGGAGGAGGTTACTAAGGCTATGTTGGCAAATAAAAACCAATATGCCCCAGCAGCTGGTACCCTGGAGTTAAGAACAGCTATCTCTAAATACGCCAAAAGGCAATTCGAGCAAAGCTACGATCCCCAATCTGAGGTTTTAATTACCTCGGGTGCTACCCAAGCTTTGCAATCGGCAATAACGGCCTTGGTTAAGGAGGGGGATGAGGTAATTATCTTTACCCCAGCCTACGATAGTTATGTTCCCGCAGTGGAATTGGCAGGTGCTACTCCTGTTTATTGTAGGTTAAAGTATCCGGATTACAGTATAGATTGGAAGGAATTTAAAAGGTTGGTGAATCGAAAAACTAAATTGGTTATTCTTAATTCGCCTCATAATCCATCCGGAAGATTATTGAGTTCTGCGGATATCGATCAATTGATACGCCTTACTGATGGTACCGATATTCTGATTCTTTCCGATGAGGTTTACCACAATATTTTATTCGATGGTAAAGACCACCATTCTATGGCGTCTTATCCAAAGCTAGCAGAACGATCTATTGTCGTGGGATCGCTTGGTAAAATGTTAAACGTAACAGGCTGGAAAATTGGTTTTTGCCTTGCGCCCAAGCTTATTCTTAGCGAAATTTTAAAAGTTCATCAATACACAGTTTTTTCTGTTAATACCCCAATGCAACTGGGGGTAGCAAGCTTTTTAGAGAAATATCCAAACAAAATAAACGAGCTCTTAAGTCCGCTTCAGGCCAAAAGAGATCTTTTTGTTAAGGAAATTTCTAAAGGAAAGTTTAAGGCCCTTCCTTGCGATGGAAGCTATTTTTGTTTGTTGAATTACAGCGAAATAAGCGATGAGGATGATGTGAAGTTCTCGGAATGGCTGGCTAAGGAAGTAAGAGTTTCGGCAATTCCACTTTCGGTTTTTTATCATAATCCAGAACAAAATAAGGTGTTGCGTTTTTGCTTTGCCAAAGAGGATGATGTCCTTATTGAAGCTGCAAAAAGACTTAATGCCCTGTGA
- a CDS encoding succinate dehydrogenase cytochrome b subunit, translating into MAKSGLLNSSVGRKIAMALSALFLIIFLLQHLTINFTSVLSADVFNELSHFMGTNFIVQFVMQPILIIGVVFHFVMGFILEARNKSARSNKYAYNNAKANSAWASRNMLITGVVILLFLGLHFYDFWIPEIATKYVAGDTSGLMEGTDQFRYFEELQHKFVSPTRTGLYCLAFIALIFHLQHGFASAFQSVGVNNNKYTPGIKAFGKIYSIVVPLGFVVVALYHHFSHFSH; encoded by the coding sequence ATGGCTAAATCAGGTTTACTGAACTCATCGGTAGGAAGAAAAATCGCAATGGCGCTTTCGGCCTTATTCCTTATCATCTTTTTATTGCAACACTTAACCATCAACTTTACTTCGGTATTGAGTGCGGATGTGTTTAACGAGCTATCTCATTTCATGGGGACGAATTTTATTGTCCAGTTCGTTATGCAGCCCATCTTAATTATTGGTGTGGTGTTTCACTTTGTAATGGGTTTCATCCTAGAGGCTCGCAATAAAAGTGCAAGAAGCAACAAGTATGCGTATAACAACGCAAAGGCAAATTCTGCTTGGGCTTCTAGAAACATGTTAATTACAGGTGTGGTAATCTTGTTATTCTTGGGTCTGCACTTTTACGATTTCTGGATTCCAGAAATTGCAACGAAGTATGTAGCTGGAGATACCTCTGGATTAATGGAGGGTACAGATCAGTTTAGATACTTCGAAGAGTTACAGCATAAATTTGTAAGTCCAACCAGAACGGGATTGTACTGCTTGGCTTTCATCGCATTAATATTCCACCTACAGCATGGATTTGCATCTGCTTTCCAGTCTGTTGGTGTAAACAATAACAAATACACCCCTGGGATTAAGGCTTTTGGAAAAATCTATTCCATTGTAGTTCCTTTAGGATTTGTGGTTGTAGCACTATATCACCATTTTTCTCATTTCTCCCACTAA
- a CDS encoding fumarate reductase/succinate dehydrogenase flavoprotein subunit, which yields MSVLDSKIPSGNLADKWKSHKANVPLVSPANKRLIDVIVVGTGLAGASAAASLAELGYNVKAFCFQDSARRAHSIAAQGGINAAKNYQNDGDSVFRLFYDTIKGGDYRSREANVHRLAEVSANIIDQCVAQGVPFAREYGGLLDNRSFGGVQVSRTFYAKGQTGQQLLLGAYSALSRQVGKGKVKMYSRHEMLDLVMVDGKARGIIARNLITGEIERHGAHAVILATGGYGNVFFLSTNAMGSNVTAAWKAHKKGAYFANPCFTQIHPTCIPVSGDYQSKLTLMSESLRNDGRIWVPKKKEDAEAIRAGKLKPTDIKEEDRDYYLERRYPSFGNLVPRDVASRAAKERCDAGFGVNATGQAVFLDFASAIERYGKTEANVQGLKNPDHGTIIKLGKDIVEKKYGNLFQMYEKITDDNPYETPMKIFPAVHYTMGGIWVDYNLMTTIPGCFALGEANFSDHGANRLGASALMQGLADGYFVIPYTIGEYLSQDIRTGAISTETPEFDEAEKQVRDRISKLLNNKGSKTVDYFHKELGKIMWDKCGMARNAEGLKTAIEEIRALRAEFWKDVKVPGTEDSYNQELEKAGRVADFLELGELMCRDALSRNESCGGHFREEYQTEEGEALRDDENFTFVSAWEYKGEEEPVLHKEPLVFENVELKQRSYK from the coding sequence ATGTCTGTATTAGATTCTAAAATACCTTCAGGAAATTTAGCTGACAAATGGAAAAGTCATAAGGCCAATGTGCCATTGGTTTCTCCTGCTAACAAAAGACTTATTGATGTAATTGTAGTGGGTACTGGATTAGCTGGTGCTTCTGCTGCAGCATCCCTAGCGGAACTTGGGTACAATGTAAAGGCATTTTGTTTCCAAGATTCTGCCCGTAGAGCACACTCCATTGCTGCTCAAGGTGGTATTAACGCCGCTAAAAATTACCAAAACGACGGGGATTCTGTTTTCCGTTTGTTTTACGATACCATAAAGGGTGGTGATTACCGTTCTCGCGAAGCCAATGTTCACCGTTTGGCAGAGGTTTCTGCTAACATTATCGATCAGTGCGTTGCGCAAGGTGTCCCTTTCGCAAGAGAATACGGTGGATTATTAGATAACCGTTCTTTTGGAGGGGTTCAGGTATCCCGTACTTTCTACGCCAAAGGACAAACTGGACAGCAATTATTATTAGGTGCTTATTCTGCACTTTCTCGCCAAGTAGGTAAAGGGAAAGTAAAGATGTATAGCCGTCATGAGATGTTAGATCTTGTAATGGTGGATGGAAAAGCACGTGGAATTATTGCTAGAAACCTTATTACAGGAGAAATTGAGCGTCATGGAGCGCATGCTGTAATTCTAGCAACGGGTGGATATGGAAATGTATTTTTCCTTTCTACCAATGCTATGGGTTCTAACGTTACTGCTGCTTGGAAAGCACACAAGAAAGGGGCCTACTTCGCTAACCCATGTTTTACTCAAATCCACCCAACCTGTATTCCAGTTTCTGGTGATTACCAATCTAAGCTTACGCTTATGTCGGAGTCGCTGCGTAACGATGGAAGAATTTGGGTGCCGAAAAAGAAGGAAGATGCCGAAGCTATCCGAGCTGGAAAGCTAAAGCCTACCGATATTAAAGAAGAAGATAGAGATTACTACTTAGAGCGTAGATATCCTTCTTTTGGAAACTTGGTTCCTAGAGACGTTGCCTCAAGAGCTGCTAAAGAAAGATGCGATGCCGGATTTGGTGTAAACGCCACTGGACAAGCCGTATTTTTAGATTTTGCTTCAGCAATTGAGCGTTACGGAAAAACGGAAGCGAACGTTCAAGGATTAAAAAATCCAGACCACGGAACCATTATCAAACTAGGTAAAGATATCGTTGAGAAGAAGTACGGGAACCTATTCCAGATGTACGAAAAAATTACCGACGATAATCCTTACGAAACCCCAATGAAAATATTCCCAGCGGTTCACTATACCATGGGTGGAATTTGGGTAGACTACAACCTAATGACAACCATCCCTGGATGTTTTGCATTAGGAGAAGCAAACTTCTCAGATCACGGAGCTAACCGTTTAGGAGCTTCTGCACTAATGCAAGGTTTAGCAGATGGATACTTTGTTATTCCTTACACTATTGGTGAGTATTTATCTCAGGACATTAGAACAGGTGCTATTTCAACTGAAACTCCTGAGTTTGATGAAGCTGAAAAGCAAGTTAGAGATCGCATCTCCAAATTATTAAATAACAAAGGGTCTAAAACGGTTGATTACTTCCACAAAGAACTTGGAAAAATAATGTGGGATAAGTGCGGTATGGCAAGAAATGCCGAAGGACTTAAAACTGCAATCGAAGAAATTAGAGCCTTAAGAGCTGAATTCTGGAAGGATGTAAAAGTTCCAGGGACAGAAGATAGCTACAACCAAGAGCTTGAAAAAGCAGGTAGAGTTGCCGATTTCCTTGAGTTAGGTGAGTTGATGTGTAGAGATGCTCTTTCTAGAAACGAGAGCTGTGGTGGTCACTTTAGAGAAGAGTACCAAACAGAAGAGGGAGAAGCACTTAGAGACGACGAAAACTTCACTTTTGTGTCAGCATGGGAGTACAAAGGAGAAGAGGAGCCTGTGCTTCACAAAGAGCCTCTGGTATTTGAAAATGTAGAATTAAAACAACGTAGTTATAAATAA
- a CDS encoding aminopeptidase P N-terminal domain-containing protein → MRYENIGKDLFIKNRKKFMAKMEPKSIAVFFSNDILPTNADGTLPFRQNNDLFYLCGVDQEETILVLFPDAPDPALREVLFVRETNEHIAVWEGEKLDKDSATEQTGVETVVWTKDFDAKIKQLAFSASSIYLNSNEHLRAATEVETREERLNKELIKKFPLHNVLRAAPIMHDLRAKKEDREVELMRKACNITEKGFRRLLSFVKPGVMEYEIEAELMHEFLRNRSRGFAYTPIIASGANACVLHYIENKGACNDGDLILLDVGAEYANYASDMSRTIPVNGRFTDRQKAVYNAVLKVQRDAMNILRPGITLPEYHKEVGKMMEAQLLDLKLLDKTDIKNQNPEWPAYKKYFMHGTSHYIGLDVHDVGSWSDPINVGNVFTVEPGIYIPEENLGVRLENDILISKDGYDDLMGNIPIEAEEIEELMNA, encoded by the coding sequence ATGAGGTACGAAAACATAGGTAAGGACCTATTTATTAAGAATCGGAAGAAATTTATGGCTAAAATGGAACCCAAGAGTATTGCGGTTTTTTTCAGCAACGACATTCTTCCGACCAATGCCGATGGTACACTACCTTTTCGTCAGAACAACGATCTTTTCTACTTGTGTGGAGTAGATCAAGAGGAAACCATCCTTGTTTTGTTCCCCGACGCACCAGACCCTGCCCTTAGAGAGGTTCTTTTTGTAAGAGAAACTAACGAACATATAGCCGTTTGGGAAGGTGAAAAATTGGATAAAGACAGTGCTACCGAGCAAACGGGTGTAGAAACCGTAGTCTGGACCAAAGACTTTGATGCTAAAATTAAACAACTGGCTTTCTCTGCTAGCTCAATTTATCTCAACAGCAACGAGCATCTTAGGGCTGCTACCGAGGTTGAAACTCGCGAAGAGCGATTAAATAAAGAGCTAATTAAAAAATTCCCACTTCACAATGTCCTAAGGGCGGCTCCTATTATGCACGACCTTAGAGCTAAAAAAGAAGACCGAGAAGTTGAGTTGATGCGCAAGGCCTGCAACATTACCGAGAAAGGGTTTAGAAGGTTGTTATCCTTTGTAAAACCAGGGGTAATGGAATATGAGATCGAGGCGGAATTAATGCATGAATTCCTACGAAATAGATCCAGAGGATTTGCATATACCCCGATTATTGCCTCTGGAGCTAATGCTTGTGTTCTGCACTACATTGAAAATAAAGGCGCTTGTAATGACGGAGATCTAATTCTTTTAGACGTTGGAGCAGAATATGCCAATTACGCTTCCGACATGAGTAGAACCATTCCTGTAAACGGAAGATTTACAGACCGCCAAAAAGCGGTTTACAATGCCGTTTTAAAGGTGCAACGCGATGCTATGAATATTCTTAGACCGGGAATTACCCTTCCAGAATATCACAAAGAGGTGGGTAAAATGATGGAGGCACAGTTATTAGACCTTAAACTGCTTGACAAAACGGACATTAAAAACCAAAACCCTGAATGGCCAGCATACAAAAAGTACTTTATGCATGGTACCTCTCACTACATCGGTTTAGATGTTCACGATGTCGGTTCATGGTCCGACCCAATTAACGTTGGTAATGTATTCACGGTGGAACCTGGAATTTATATCCCAGAGGAAAATTTAGGAGTAAGGCTAGAAAACGACATCTTGATTTCCAAAGACGGTTACGACGACCTGATGGGAAATATTCCAATTGAAGCAGAAGAAATAGAAGAGTTGATGAACGCCTAA
- a CDS encoding succinate dehydrogenase/fumarate reductase iron-sulfur subunit: protein MKLNLKIWRQNGPKSEGKMVDYAVDNISPDMSFLEMLDVLNNELIEKGEEPVVFDHDCREGICGSCSLFINGEAHGPGRAITTCQLHMRSFNDGDTIYIEPWRADAFPVIKDLAVDRSAFDRIIASGGFVSVNTSGNTIDANAIPIKKENADMAFDAATCIGCGACVATCKNASAMLFVGAKVSQLDLLPQGEVESKERVLKMVDQMDKEGFGNCTNTGACEVECPKGISLEHIARMNRRYFEASTTGN, encoded by the coding sequence ATGAAATTAAACTTGAAAATATGGAGGCAGAACGGACCAAAATCCGAAGGGAAAATGGTCGACTACGCCGTAGATAATATTAGCCCAGACATGTCTTTCTTAGAAATGTTAGACGTGTTAAACAACGAACTTATTGAGAAGGGTGAAGAGCCTGTAGTTTTCGATCACGATTGTAGAGAGGGGATTTGCGGTTCTTGTTCACTATTTATCAATGGTGAGGCACACGGACCAGGTAGAGCAATTACTACCTGTCAGCTTCACATGCGCTCTTTCAATGATGGTGATACCATTTATATTGAGCCTTGGAGAGCCGATGCCTTCCCTGTTATCAAAGATTTAGCAGTAGATAGATCTGCTTTCGATAGAATTATTGCTTCGGGAGGATTCGTATCTGTTAACACTTCGGGTAACACTATCGATGCCAACGCAATTCCTATTAAAAAGGAAAATGCAGACATGGCGTTTGACGCAGCCACTTGTATCGGATGTGGAGCATGTGTTGCTACCTGTAAGAATGCATCTGCTATGCTTTTCGTAGGAGCCAAGGTATCTCAGTTAGATTTATTACCTCAGGGAGAGGTTGAATCTAAGGAGCGTGTTCTTAAAATGGTTGACCAAATGGATAAAGAAGGCTTTGGTAACTGTACCAACACAGGTGCTTGCGAAGTTGAATGTCCTAAGGGAATCTCACTAGAGCACATTGCTCGTATGAACCGTAGATACTTTGAAGCATCTACCACTGGAAACTAA
- a CDS encoding Ig-like domain-containing protein codes for MRFLILLLSVVILASCAKVGSPSGGEKDTTPPKIVSASPANFSTNVNPKQIEITFDEFVKLGNYQSEWIVSPTLKEKPEAKLRGKKLIISLPDSLEENTTYIFNFAGTIGDLHEGNELEEKLFVFSTGAALDSGMVSGNTMDAQKDEPLGKTAVGLFSTNDSNNFPPNYPPKYYAQSNDVGGFEFNYIKENNYWIIAWVDANKNKIVEPEEQIGFLGESIKPWFVKKQDSLKLRLFSNPPDTLISSKQKLFNNRRAVFSFNKEIAEDSLQVLADEVAFVDYFKDSLAVWFKQEQLGDSLIINLKGSTINQRVKMYPIEGINKRESNKLRVINTLSPKKTSDSLFLVFSEPPVSDSIPVELFNEKDSSWTASALYRSTISNQFYFINQAPLGKTVVIKGPTVEGIYNHISDTLTLNYTLPSKEALGNLVVRTTLNQTFSGTPVFYFGIKGKMRHFPYHSGKLDLKQLSAGQYDLFLIFDEDGNGKYSPGNAGLRQQPERVIKYPGAIDIRSNWDLELEWVIPSK; via the coding sequence ATGCGATTTCTAATCCTACTGCTTTCTGTTGTTATTCTGGCTTCTTGCGCAAAAGTTGGCTCGCCAAGTGGTGGAGAAAAGGATACAACACCGCCAAAAATTGTTTCCGCTTCTCCTGCAAACTTCAGTACCAACGTAAATCCCAAACAAATAGAAATCACCTTCGATGAATTCGTTAAGCTGGGAAATTATCAATCCGAGTGGATTGTTTCACCCACCTTAAAGGAAAAACCGGAGGCTAAATTGCGAGGGAAAAAGCTAATTATCTCACTACCCGATAGCCTTGAAGAAAATACTACCTACATTTTCAATTTCGCTGGGACTATTGGCGACTTGCATGAGGGAAATGAGTTAGAAGAAAAGCTTTTTGTTTTTAGTACCGGGGCAGCTCTAGATTCTGGAATGGTAAGCGGAAACACCATGGACGCCCAAAAAGATGAACCACTTGGAAAGACGGCGGTGGGGCTTTTTAGCACGAACGACAGCAATAATTTCCCGCCGAATTACCCCCCTAAATATTACGCACAGAGCAACGATGTCGGTGGTTTTGAGTTTAATTATATCAAAGAAAACAACTATTGGATTATTGCTTGGGTTGATGCAAACAAGAACAAGATTGTTGAGCCCGAAGAACAGATTGGGTTCCTTGGGGAATCCATCAAGCCTTGGTTCGTAAAAAAGCAAGACTCCCTAAAACTCAGGCTATTCTCTAATCCACCGGATACACTTATATCAAGCAAGCAGAAGTTGTTTAATAACCGAAGGGCTGTATTTTCTTTTAACAAGGAAATTGCAGAAGATTCGTTACAAGTTCTAGCGGATGAGGTTGCTTTCGTAGACTACTTTAAAGACAGCTTGGCCGTTTGGTTTAAGCAGGAACAATTGGGAGATAGCCTAATTATTAATCTTAAGGGAAGCACCATAAATCAGCGGGTTAAAATGTACCCGATAGAAGGTATTAACAAGAGAGAGTCTAATAAGTTGAGGGTCATAAACACCTTATCCCCTAAGAAAACATCGGATAGCTTATTCCTGGTATTTTCAGAGCCTCCGGTTTCCGATTCCATCCCCGTAGAGTTATTTAACGAGAAAGATTCTAGTTGGACTGCAAGTGCCTTATATCGGAGCACAATATCCAACCAGTTTTATTTTATAAACCAGGCTCCTTTGGGTAAAACGGTAGTGATTAAAGGACCTACGGTAGAGGGTATTTACAATCATATTAGCGATACGTTGACCTTAAACTACACGCTCCCAAGTAAAGAGGCACTGGGGAACTTAGTGGTGCGCACAACATTGAACCAAACTTTTAGCGGAACCCCTGTTTTTTACTTTGGGATAAAGGGAAAAATGCGCCATTTCCCATACCACTCGGGCAAATTAGATTTGAAACAATTATCGGCCGGACAATACGATCTATTTTTAATTTTTGATGAAGACGGAAACGGAAAATATAGTCCTGGAAATGCTGGCCTCCGACAACAGCCAGAAAGGGTAATTAAATACCCAGGCGCCATCGATATTCGATCGAATTGGGATTTGGAATTGGAGTGGGTTATTCCGTCAAAGTAA
- a CDS encoding amidohydrolase — protein MKQSLSCALVQMDIAWHDFQANCDKVQQITNPISADIFVLPEMFHVGFTMEPQKVSEEEQKKVQEFCSQLAKEKNALIIAGTVVGNASYGYYNRLFAFFPDGTINTYDKRHLFSFAGEHEHYNAGKERLVIEYLGWRINPLICYDLRFPVFARNSAVKPFDLQLFIANWPQARVSAWDALLTARAIENQCYLIGVNRVGEDGKGITYNGHSAAIDPYGNYVAGPIENETVLTVELNKKLLDDFRVKFPVLGDADGFTLTE, from the coding sequence GTGAAACAATCCCTCTCTTGTGCGCTAGTGCAAATGGATATTGCCTGGCACGATTTCCAAGCAAATTGCGATAAAGTACAGCAAATTACCAATCCAATAAGCGCAGACATCTTCGTATTGCCCGAAATGTTTCATGTTGGCTTTACCATGGAACCGCAAAAAGTTAGCGAGGAAGAGCAGAAAAAGGTTCAGGAGTTTTGTTCTCAGCTTGCCAAGGAAAAAAACGCTTTAATAATTGCAGGAACCGTGGTTGGAAACGCTTCCTATGGCTATTATAACCGTCTCTTTGCCTTTTTTCCAGATGGAACCATTAACACTTACGATAAACGCCACTTGTTTTCATTTGCAGGAGAACATGAGCACTATAATGCTGGCAAGGAAAGATTGGTAATTGAATATTTAGGCTGGAGAATAAACCCGCTTATTTGTTACGATCTTAGATTCCCTGTTTTTGCTCGTAATTCTGCAGTAAAACCATTCGATTTACAGTTATTTATCGCCAATTGGCCCCAAGCAAGAGTTTCAGCTTGGGATGCATTATTAACTGCCAGAGCAATTGAAAACCAGTGTTATCTTATTGGTGTTAATCGCGTTGGTGAAGACGGTAAGGGTATTACCTACAACGGTCATTCGGCAGCAATAGATCCTTACGGTAATTATGTTGCAGGCCCCATAGAAAATGAAACCGTTTTAACCGTTGAGCTTAACAAAAAGCTGCTAGACGATTTTAGGGTAAAATTTCCGGTGCTTGGCGATGCCGATGGTTTTACTTTGACGGAATAA